Proteins encoded in a region of the Mycolicibacterium duvalii genome:
- a CDS encoding NUDIX domain-containing protein: MADSGPGTHDFAVADSETLYVGKILALRADEVHMPGGATARREIVEHFGAVAVVALDDEANLVLVHQYRHAFGRRLWELPAGLLDVGGEAPHLTASRELAEEAGLAAQRWHTLVDLDSSPGFSDESVRVFLATGLSEVGRPAADHEEADLEVRRVPLREAVDMVYAGQIVNAIAVAGVLAAHAMPGPDGLRSVDAPWADRPTAFARRNGHP, encoded by the coding sequence GTGGCTGACAGCGGTCCCGGTACGCACGACTTCGCCGTCGCGGACTCCGAGACGCTCTACGTCGGGAAGATCCTGGCGCTGCGCGCCGACGAGGTGCACATGCCCGGCGGCGCCACCGCGCGCCGCGAGATCGTCGAGCACTTCGGCGCGGTTGCGGTCGTCGCACTCGACGACGAGGCCAACCTCGTGCTGGTCCACCAGTACCGCCACGCCTTCGGCCGGCGACTGTGGGAGCTACCCGCCGGTCTGCTCGACGTCGGTGGGGAAGCCCCGCACCTGACGGCCTCCCGGGAACTCGCCGAGGAAGCGGGGCTCGCCGCGCAGCGCTGGCACACCCTGGTGGACCTGGACTCATCTCCGGGCTTCAGCGACGAGAGTGTGCGGGTGTTTCTGGCCACAGGCCTGAGCGAAGTCGGGCGGCCGGCGGCCGACCACGAAGAAGCCGACCTGGAGGTGCGGCGCGTCCCGCTGCGCGAGGCCGTCGACATGGTCTACGCCGGACAGATCGTCAACGCGATCGCCGTCGCCGGCGTCCTCGCCGCGCACGCCATGCCTGGACCCGACGGGCTGCGGTCGGTGGACGCGCCCTGGGCGGACCGGCCGACAGCCTTCGCACGCCGGAACGGTCATCCATGA